From the genome of Hippoglossus stenolepis isolate QCI-W04-F060 chromosome 13, HSTE1.2, whole genome shotgun sequence:
gtgtgtgtaaatacgTGTGATTTTGCAAGTCAGTACAGCACACTGTAAGAATATGAAGACCAGAGAAGCCTTGGTCCTGCAGATGAGTTTGACTACTGGTAGTGCAATGCTCATTACTGCTGAGACCTGTCACCAGCACAGGAAATCCTAATACTCCTTATTAATTTCTGCAAGTCATCCTGATTGACATTAAACTATTTGAGGCTAAAAAGTATTAAAACGCTTCTCAGGTTAGACACCAATCATTCAACCAACCGCTGCCTGTAAAACACGACGCCAGCCAATCTGCGATGAGCCGTGAATTGCTCCAAAACTCTGGTTTTAGTTTGGTACCACAGGATGGCCACCTCGCCTCAGGCAACCTGCACCTACAGGTAACATTCAGACGAAGAATTTAGCTCAAAGAATTTATATCAACTGCACGTCATTCACACTCAGGCGTCACATAGTCCTCCCGTCGGATAGCCCGATTCTCCAAAGAGAGGTAACAGTACCAGAGAGGAGATTATAGAGGCCAGCATGGAAGAGACTGTGGAAAAAGTCCATAATACCACTCATGGATACGGCTGTTTTGAACACTGCACTCCTCTGGTAAGACAGGCCTATTGAGCTTTGTTGGTTTAAATCAAAATGCAATTGGCACCCATGGCATGTAGCAAACTGTCCAATGTTGAGGTTTCCAGGAGTTTTTACTTTTATCCTGGATGCTGTTCGCCGGGTGTgattttcttccttctgctcacTGCGAACTTTAAGGGACACAGCACATCCGGCACCTCTGCTCCGGTCAGTCGCCTCCTGAGATGTGGCGCCGCGGTTCTCATCGTCGGTGCCGTGTTGATGCTGTGTGCGTCCGCGGCTGCTCTCTACCTGTGGAAAGTCAGTGATAAAAATGTGAGTGGCGTCCAAGGACTATGCTGCAGTTTCATGGTGCAATAACAGATATTGGAAAGGAAATTGTCAGAAGAGATATTCAGGTTAAGACCAGAGATTCCCTGTAAATAACTAACACAATGCAGGATTACACTTTAATTTGATCTacaatacatatacacacacaattcatAAATGGTCTCTCACTCCATCCTGTAagaattatgtttatttgtgtccTAATGAGCTCACATGTAGGGCAAACACCCCCATCAAGGTCTGCAATAGCATCTCCTGTGGCGCTTCACTCAAATTCTCAGTGTGCTAATGCAGGATTTCTGTTGGAGAAGaaacatcaaaaacacagagcaggggAATAAGTAGCatgaagctttttgttttttttccttctgtatcTCACGTCTTTTGTGTTTCCCTCAGTGTGATTTACATAACTCCACTAATCAGTCATTTTAACATTCCACTGTGATTGCTGCCAGGTTTATAATGTTCGTTACAGCATGAACATCAAtggggaggtgagggagggCTCCGTGGAAATTGATTCCGACAACAACCTGGAGAGATTCAAAACTGGGAGCGGAGCCGGGGAAGCGGTGGAGATTCATGACTTTCAAATAGTGAGTGAGTTTTGTCCTTGTTCTCTCTTCCTGGGGTTTAGTTCAGCGGAGATTTCTCCTGTGTGTGCTcgggaaaaataaataaatagaagctGTCAGTGTAAACATCTCTGTGACTCGGTGCAGGGGATTACTGGAATTCGCTTCTTCGGAGGTGACAAGTGCTACATTAAATCTCAAATCAAAGCCAACCTTCCACACGTGGGAGCTCACAACAAAGAGACGCTAATGTTCGACCTGGTACGTACACAGCACTGCTTAAACATCGCAAACTGGAGACATTCCGGCTGCTGTCAACACTGATTTCTATgatattatctttatttttctctttgcagatgGATGAATTAATGCCAGTGAGGTTTGACGAGGGGTTCCTGGTTTGGGTCGCAGGAGGACAGCCGCTGACGGACACCAGTTTTCTGAGCAACAAGATTCTGGGTCTTTGTGGTGAACTTCCCATTTACTGGCTCCAACCTGCTTTCCCCAAAGGTCGTCTTCTCTTTATCTTCccctttttcattcattccatCACACAGGTTGTATAGAAAAAACATCCTGCTACCATGCATCATACATTTCTTCATAGTTTTGTCTCGCCTCATTCTCGCTGACACAGTCTTGCCTGAGAAGTTTGTGAAGCACCTGAACATCTCAAACATTATGAACTACATTTAGAGCCGTGCACCCAAAAGAAGGCACCAGTCGTCTATTAAAAAAGAATGATCTTGAAATATGCAAGAGTGCCTGATATCACTGCTGCTGATTGAATTATTCAGGACGCCTGAGACAGACCCAGCTATGTGGGATTGAGCTCTGAGGACACGTATGTCGTCTTGTGGATGTTGACCCAATACTCTCGTCTCTCGTGGCCGCCGTAACAGATGgggaaaggagaaagagagacacgCAGCGAGCCAAGCGGCAGTTTAGCGTGGAGGAGTTGGAGGCGCCTGCCGAGGCGAGGGACCCGGTGAGTCACGCCGAGGTCGACGCCTCCAGAGTGGTggaaggagacgaggaggagggggctcaGTCGACGGCAGGGTCGGCATACAATCCTGAAAACCCCTATCATGTGAGTAGCGAGTTCGTCAACAACGCTGTTTGTGATAAACAAGACTCCAGAGCTGGTAAACTGATTAACTATCAAGGGGCACAAACTGAGGCCTGAAGCAACCCCTGAAGTAACATTAATTTAAGAAGTTAAGTTTTCTCGGTTTTGTCAACACTTTTTACAGATGAATGCATAAAATCCTCAAGGAGCCAGCCTTGTTAAAAATGCATTCTCGCAGAAATAGAAGTTCACGGCGTGGAAACGTGCTAAACTGGATCTATTCCTCCAGTCAGCGGGGTGGGTCTTCACCGGTGCTGCTGTTTGGGGATGTGTCACATTAGTAACTGTAATCACAGGTCACCGGGGGTAACAGCCGCGAACCAAAGTGAAAATTCCCACCGGTTATAAAAATTCATGTTGCCTGAGAGAGCCGGAGTCACGTGTTTTAAGAGGAtgagaagttgtttttttttgacaacaTTTGAATTGCAAATGTGAGTTCAagttgaaaaaagaaagactgcTCTTCAAAATTAACTCTGCTTCACAAACTGCAGCGCAGCGGAGCGGCCGGAGAGGAGGGCGCCGTGACCTTTGACTCCATGTTAGACCACCAGGGGATCTGCTGCTCGGATTGCCAACGCAGCTACACTCACTGTCAGAGGATATG
Proteins encoded in this window:
- the cnmd gene encoding leukocyte cell-derived chemotaxin 1 translates to MEETVEKVHNTTHGYGCFEHCTPLGHSTSGTSAPVSRLLRCGAAVLIVGAVLMLCASAAALYLWKVSDKNVYNVRYSMNINGEVREGSVEIDSDNNLERFKTGSGAGEAVEIHDFQIGITGIRFFGGDKCYIKSQIKANLPHVGAHNKETLMFDLMDELMPVRFDEGFLVWVAGGQPLTDTSFLSNKILGLCGELPIYWLQPAFPKDGERRKRDTQRAKRQFSVEELEAPAEARDPVSHAEVDASRVVEGDEEEGAQSTAGSAYNPENPYHRSGAAGEEGAVTFDSMLDHQGICCSDCQRSYTHCQRICEPLRGYWPWPYHYRGCQVACRVIMPCRWWVARILGVV